In a genomic window of Amycolatopsis japonica:
- the idi gene encoding isopentenyl-diphosphate Delta-isomerase, whose protein sequence is MNNMTEVDTERIVYVTEDGEPTGETAPKLAAHHEHTRLHLAFSCYLLRGSDQSLLITSRAATKKVWPRVWTNSVCGHPAPGEPIEEAVRRRAAFELGLPRLNGLRCVLPAYRYSTPPFEGVVENEFCPVFVAWVDDDPEPHPDEVGEWRWLSWNDYALLLNDDVTDVSYWAKDQFSQLKDTEPFSSL, encoded by the coding sequence ATGAACAACATGACCGAAGTGGACACCGAACGCATCGTCTACGTCACCGAGGACGGCGAGCCGACCGGCGAAACCGCGCCCAAGCTGGCCGCGCACCACGAGCACACCCGGCTGCACCTGGCGTTCTCCTGCTATCTGTTGCGCGGGAGCGACCAGTCCCTGCTGATCACCAGCCGCGCCGCCACCAAGAAGGTGTGGCCTCGTGTGTGGACCAACAGTGTCTGCGGGCACCCCGCGCCGGGTGAACCGATCGAGGAGGCCGTCCGGCGCCGCGCCGCCTTCGAGCTCGGGCTGCCGCGGCTGAACGGGCTCCGGTGCGTCCTTCCGGCCTACCGTTATTCCACTCCGCCGTTCGAAGGCGTGGTCGAGAACGAGTTCTGCCCGGTCTTCGTCGCCTGGGTCGACGACGATCCGGAACCGCATCCCGACGAGGTCGGCGAGTGGCGCTGGCTGAGCTGGAACGATTACGCACTGTTGCTGAATGACGATGTGACTGACGTGAGTTACTGGGCGAAGGATCAGTTTTCGCAGCTCAAGGACACCGAGCCGTTTTCGTCCTTATGA
- a CDS encoding GGDEF domain-containing protein, producing MAEVSVAADDEAALPPGAPTTDLLSLHESIAGVLATQGDWRRAYHHLKSAFDLARAGSLRDTLTSSYNRRYLDQWLHGPAVDHRGPPGVAIALVDLDLFKDVNDTFGHLVGDRVLREVADLLQQGLPPEAFCARYGGEEFALVIPDVDAARAVRIADTARIRVARHPWRRIRPGLSVTISVGLAHESRMEPDLAAEPERQLRSADTLLYMAKRAGRNKVAYQDRESSRTIPHPMNTAESAGA from the coding sequence GTGGCGGAGGTGAGCGTGGCAGCCGACGACGAGGCCGCGCTCCCACCGGGCGCGCCGACCACCGATCTGCTCAGTCTCCACGAGTCGATCGCCGGGGTATTGGCCACGCAGGGCGACTGGCGGCGCGCGTATCACCACCTCAAATCCGCCTTCGACCTCGCCAGGGCCGGCAGCCTGCGGGACACACTGACGTCCAGTTACAACCGCCGCTACCTCGACCAGTGGCTGCACGGCCCGGCCGTCGACCACCGCGGCCCGCCGGGCGTCGCGATCGCGCTGGTCGACCTCGACCTGTTCAAGGACGTCAACGACACTTTCGGGCATCTGGTGGGTGATCGGGTGCTCCGCGAGGTGGCCGACCTGCTGCAACAGGGACTTCCGCCGGAGGCGTTCTGCGCCCGCTACGGCGGCGAGGAGTTCGCGCTCGTCATCCCGGACGTCGACGCCGCCCGCGCCGTGCGCATCGCCGACACCGCCCGTATCCGGGTGGCCCGCCATCCGTGGCGCCGCATCCGCCCGGGCCTGTCGGTGACGATCAGCGTGGGGCTCGCGCACGAAAGCCGGATGGAGCCGGATCTCGCGGCCGAACCGGAACGGCAGTTGCGCAGTGCCGACACTTTGTTGTATATGGCGAAACGGGCGGGACGAAACAAAGTGGCCTATCAGGATAGGGAATCGTCGCGCACGATTCCGCATCCGATGAACACGGCGGAGTCCGCGGGCGCTTAG
- a CDS encoding LCP family protein, producing MDRLTMTDELEAIDDATITKRKIDHTLARFSAAHDELEAEEAKKRERRERLALRPAALLEQTRTALQRVVTTTDPEPAAAAEESAPQTRLQEKKERKTRQTAKAGRIAAAVVAALVFLSIGSAWGAQTWFDAKFNNVASLDEDSADIQDAAGQTGDENFLMVGSDTRDGAAAEDGVGDAEGTPGARSDTVMIAHVPADRQRVVMVSFPRDLEISRPECKRWDPATSSYSDQTSPAQKIAKLNTAYAVGGPQCVTKVIQQITGMKMNHFVGIDFNGFKSMVDAVQGVTVYNEKPVDDTTLGMIIPQAGEVRISGDQALNYVRARHVKGDPTSDYGRIKRQQAFLGALLKTVMSKDVILDTGKLSGFIDAFAKATFGENLGIKQMMTLAKSMRGMGSDKVKFLTVPTTEEANKRGNEVLLQSKAKAVFDALINNTPLEEKAPAPPASDTASPPTSSAKSGGAKKSSSSG from the coding sequence ATGGACCGGCTCACGATGACCGACGAGCTCGAGGCGATCGACGACGCGACGATCACCAAACGCAAGATCGACCACACGCTCGCCCGGTTCTCCGCCGCGCACGACGAACTCGAGGCCGAAGAGGCCAAGAAGCGTGAGCGCCGCGAGCGGCTCGCCCTGCGCCCCGCCGCGCTGCTGGAGCAGACCCGCACGGCCTTGCAGCGGGTGGTCACGACCACCGATCCCGAGCCTGCCGCGGCCGCCGAGGAGTCCGCGCCGCAGACCCGGCTGCAGGAGAAGAAGGAACGCAAGACCAGGCAGACGGCCAAGGCGGGCCGGATCGCCGCCGCCGTGGTCGCCGCGCTCGTGTTCCTCTCCATCGGTTCGGCTTGGGGCGCGCAGACCTGGTTCGACGCGAAGTTCAACAACGTCGCCTCGCTCGACGAGGACTCGGCCGACATCCAGGACGCCGCCGGCCAGACCGGCGACGAGAACTTCCTGATGGTCGGCTCCGACACCCGTGACGGCGCGGCCGCCGAAGACGGTGTCGGCGACGCCGAGGGCACCCCGGGTGCCCGCTCGGACACGGTGATGATCGCGCACGTCCCCGCCGACCGGCAGCGCGTCGTCATGGTGTCCTTCCCGCGCGACCTCGAGATCAGCCGCCCCGAATGCAAGCGCTGGGACCCGGCGACGTCGTCGTACTCGGACCAGACCTCGCCGGCGCAGAAGATCGCGAAGCTGAACACCGCCTACGCGGTCGGCGGCCCGCAGTGCGTCACGAAGGTCATCCAGCAGATCACCGGCATGAAGATGAACCACTTCGTCGGGATCGACTTCAACGGCTTCAAATCCATGGTCGACGCCGTGCAGGGCGTCACCGTGTACAACGAGAAGCCGGTCGACGACACCACGCTGGGCATGATCATCCCGCAGGCGGGCGAGGTGCGGATCTCCGGCGATCAGGCGCTGAACTACGTCCGGGCGCGGCACGTCAAGGGCGACCCGACGTCGGACTACGGCCGGATCAAACGGCAGCAGGCCTTCCTCGGCGCGCTGCTGAAGACGGTGATGTCGAAGGACGTCATCCTGGACACCGGCAAGCTCAGCGGCTTCATCGACGCGTTCGCCAAGGCCACCTTCGGTGAGAACCTCGGCATCAAGCAGATGATGACGCTGGCGAAGTCGATGCGCGGGATGGGCTCGGACAAGGTCAAGTTCCTCACCGTGCCCACCACCGAAGAGGCGAACAAACGCGGCAACGAGGTGTTGCTGCAGAGCAAGGCGAAGGCCGTCTTCGACGCGTTGATCAACAACACGCCGCTGGAAGAGAAGGCCCCGGCGCCTCCCGCGAGCGACACGGCCTCGCCCCCGACCAGCTCCGCCAAGTCGGGCGGCGCCAAGAAGAGCAGCAGCTCAGGCTGA
- the phoU gene encoding phosphate signaling complex protein PhoU: protein MREAYHVELEQLAENLASMSLQVADAMERATRALLEVDLGLAEQVISDDAKVDDARAECEEQAYALLALQAPVATDLRTVLAAIHAAESLERMGDLALHVAKAARRRHPDPVLPEEVKADFAKMGEVGVSLARQVEQVIKSKDVEAARTIESDDDEVDEIHKHLFTVIMDRNWDHGVAAAVDVTLLGRFYERFADHAVSVARRMIFVVTGKMPGYGPDEL, encoded by the coding sequence ATGCGTGAGGCTTACCATGTCGAACTCGAACAGCTCGCCGAGAACCTAGCGAGCATGTCCCTCCAGGTCGCCGATGCGATGGAGCGGGCGACCCGGGCGTTGCTCGAGGTCGATCTCGGGCTCGCCGAGCAGGTCATCAGCGACGACGCGAAGGTCGACGACGCGCGCGCCGAATGCGAGGAGCAGGCGTACGCGCTGCTGGCCCTGCAGGCACCCGTCGCGACCGACCTCCGGACCGTGCTCGCCGCGATCCACGCGGCGGAAAGCCTGGAGCGGATGGGCGATCTGGCGCTGCACGTGGCCAAGGCCGCGCGCCGCCGTCACCCGGACCCCGTACTGCCCGAAGAGGTGAAGGCGGACTTCGCCAAGATGGGCGAGGTCGGCGTGAGCCTGGCCCGTCAGGTCGAGCAGGTCATCAAGTCCAAGGACGTCGAGGCCGCCCGCACGATCGAGTCGGACGACGACGAGGTCGACGAGATCCACAAGCATCTGTTCACGGTCATCATGGACCGGAACTGGGACCACGGCGTCGCCGCGGCCGTGGACGTCACCCTGCTGGGCCGCTTCTACGAGCGCTTCGCCGACCACGCCGTCTCGGTCGCGCGCCGGATGATCTTCGTGGTGACCGGCAAGATGCCTGGTTACGGACCCGACGAGCTTTAA
- the pstB gene encoding phosphate ABC transporter ATP-binding protein PstB, whose translation MAKRIDVKDVDIYYGKFHAVDGVTLSVPPRNVTAFIGPSGCGKSTVLRTLNRMHEVIPGARVEGEVLLDGEDIYGAGVDPVQVRRTIGMVFQRPNPFPTMSIRDNVVAGLRLGGTKGKKELDDVAERALRGANLWNEVKDRLNKPGGGLSGGQQQRLCIARAIAVRPDVLLMDEPCSALDPISTLAIEDLIGELKKEYTIVIVTHNMQQAARVSDQTAFFNLAGVGQPGRLVELNDTEKIFSNPDEKATEDYISGRFG comes from the coding sequence ATGGCCAAACGAATCGACGTCAAAGACGTGGACATCTACTACGGCAAATTCCACGCCGTGGACGGCGTCACCCTCTCGGTGCCGCCGCGGAACGTCACCGCGTTCATCGGCCCGTCGGGCTGCGGCAAGTCGACGGTGCTGCGCACGCTGAACCGCATGCACGAGGTCATCCCCGGCGCCCGCGTCGAGGGCGAGGTGCTGCTGGACGGCGAGGACATCTACGGCGCCGGTGTCGACCCGGTGCAGGTCCGCCGCACCATCGGCATGGTGTTCCAGCGCCCCAACCCGTTCCCGACGATGTCCATCCGCGACAACGTCGTGGCCGGCCTGCGCCTGGGCGGCACCAAGGGCAAGAAGGAGCTCGACGACGTCGCCGAGCGGGCCCTGCGCGGCGCGAACCTGTGGAACGAGGTCAAGGACCGGCTGAACAAGCCGGGCGGCGGCCTCTCCGGTGGTCAGCAGCAGCGGCTCTGCATCGCGCGGGCGATCGCCGTGCGGCCCGACGTGCTGCTGATGGACGAGCCGTGCTCCGCGCTCGACCCGATCTCGACGCTGGCCATCGAGGACCTGATCGGTGAGCTCAAGAAGGAGTACACGATCGTCATCGTGACGCACAACATGCAGCAGGCGGCGCGGGTCTCGGACCAGACCGCGTTCTTCAACCTGGCGGGCGTCGGCCAGCCGGGGCGCCTGGTGGAGCTGAACGACACGGAGAAGATCTTCTCGAACCCGGACGAGAAGGCGACCGAGGACTACATCTCGGGCCGGTTCGGCTGA
- the pstA gene encoding phosphate ABC transporter permease PstA, translating into MSTTLEKTPATTPAFQQVSLARKVKNGFATTLIWLSFLIAVVPLVWLLATVVVNGVKRIPYSNWWTEDFGSVLSDEVGGGVLHAVIGSVLQGLVCAIIAVPIGMLVAIYLVEYGRGKLAKVTTFMVDILSGVPSIVAALFIYALWITTFGLPRSGFAVSLALVLLMIPVVVRSSEEMLRIVPDDLREASYALGVPKWKTIMKIVLPTALSGIIGGIMMALARVMGETAPLLVLVGYSAYVNWDIFGGEQAALPLLMNNERVSNPFDEGTVAFDRIWGAALTLVLIIAIVNLLAMLFARLVAPKKK; encoded by the coding sequence ATGTCCACCACGCTCGAGAAGACCCCCGCCACCACCCCCGCCTTCCAGCAGGTCAGCCTGGCGAGGAAGGTCAAGAACGGCTTCGCCACGACGTTGATCTGGCTGTCGTTCCTGATCGCCGTCGTGCCGCTGGTGTGGCTGCTCGCCACCGTGGTCGTCAACGGTGTCAAGCGGATCCCCTACAGCAACTGGTGGACCGAGGACTTCGGCTCCGTGCTGTCGGACGAGGTCGGCGGCGGCGTGCTGCACGCGGTCATCGGCTCGGTGCTGCAGGGCCTGGTCTGCGCGATCATCGCGGTCCCGATCGGCATGCTGGTCGCGATCTACCTGGTCGAATACGGCCGCGGCAAACTCGCGAAGGTCACGACCTTCATGGTGGACATCCTCTCCGGTGTCCCCTCGATCGTCGCGGCGCTGTTCATCTACGCGCTGTGGATCACGACGTTCGGCCTCCCGCGCAGCGGTTTCGCCGTGTCGCTCGCGCTGGTGCTGCTGATGATCCCGGTGGTCGTGCGCTCCTCGGAGGAGATGCTGCGGATCGTCCCGGACGACCTGCGCGAAGCCTCCTACGCGCTGGGCGTGCCGAAGTGGAAGACGATCATGAAGATCGTCCTGCCGACCGCGCTGTCCGGCATCATCGGCGGCATCATGATGGCGCTCGCCAGGGTCATGGGCGAGACCGCGCCGCTGCTGGTCCTCGTGGGGTACTCCGCCTACGTGAACTGGGACATCTTCGGTGGCGAACAGGCCGCACTGCCGCTTCTGATGAACAACGAACGGGTCAGCAACCCGTTCGACGAAGGTACCGTCGCGTTCGACAGGATCTGGGGAGCGGCGCTCACCCTGGTACTGATCATCGCGATCGTGAACCTCCTCGCCATGCTCTTTGCCCGTCTTGTCGCCCCGAAGAAGAAGTGA